The Mycoplasmopsis equigenitalium genome contains a region encoding:
- a CDS encoding sigma factor-like helix-turn-helix DNA-binding protein yields the protein MNIDDRTKLLELWDKYKNFLTDKQQEIFEMYLIDDLTYGEIGKVLGTTRANAYDAIKKAKQKLIEIENKLGKE from the coding sequence ATGAATATTGATGATCGAACAAAATTACTAGAGCTTTGAGATAAATATAAAAACTTTTTAACTGACAAACAACAAGAAATTTTCGAAATGTATTTAATCGATGATCTAACTTATGGTGAAATTGGCAAGGTATTAGGAACAACTCGCGCCAATGCGTATGATGCCATCAAAAAAGCTAAACAAAAACTAATTGAAATTGAAAACAAACTAGGTAAGGAGTAA
- a CDS encoding AAA family ATPase: protein MKLIKIFAHGFKSFADPITLTFDGGVTGIVGPNGSGKSNINDAVRWVLGESSSKQLRGDNMNDVIFAGSKTAPEMDRAEVTLTFDNKDRTIQNQGDTFTISRVIKRNVGGNLYFINGEEARLRDIKEIAMQTGISKSSLAIISQGTVSDIAEASPIQRRGIFEEAAGVSIYKSRKDEALRKLERTMIELEKVEDRVKTQEKLLNKLQKQAEKAKIWMDKTNQLKDVEIGLLVNNISHYSELLEKLDTELKGVDETKANLNKLLDEAEDVIRHKSTFKYDLEKELQELKNENDAINVKLRNIEIAKVRQAEQRKVIYGGLVDATPEQIIESLKEEIKEKNDDFLAFKNQLENIRTKAETFKKEAEELEKIRQELNAKFVTNERNRQVINATLISLREQYKSQNHLSQGTKTILDNKFLFKGLEGTVADLIKFDSKYHNAMSIILGQSVQNLVVDTPETAIKAINFLKNNKNGRATFIPLSSVSPKFVRQEHLYILEGMKGYIGIASDLAQADAKFGILVKFLLGNILVAETIEHANQIAELLDKRYTVVSLDGDIVRPGGVMQGGEKVKNTIFGIEEKIKELEAAIPKHDEYEKNVRSEMNKVQIQYENKMKIITGFTEEAFKIRQNIERTEVELTELNIKFRNLSNEELKLSNVLNIETNVEALKTKQIENTAHINAKQEQIADFAKEITKLTIEKMDFEKQLRNFETKFNDKIREKDRSQLYLKQASERLSEHYKMTFEVASEQYKLELEVDEATKIVKTLRREIDELGAVNLEALREYEEVKKEYDILTESYDEISEAKNKIDEAIAQLDKIIISRLTNVVDEVNKEINEVFSAMFGGGSANVKFSDPNNVLESGIEIEAQPPGKMIKNLKLFSGGEKSLIAISLLFAIIKSRPLPLCILDEVEAALDESNVVRYAEFLQKLKDTTQFLVVTHRHGTMANVDRLVGASMQKRGITSFFTVSIEDAKKMLEEAEEK from the coding sequence ATGAAACTAATTAAAATTTTCGCTCACGGATTTAAATCGTTCGCCGACCCTATTACACTAACATTCGATGGTGGTGTAACGGGGATTGTTGGACCAAATGGAAGTGGTAAATCAAACATTAATGATGCTGTGCGTTGAGTTTTAGGTGAATCATCATCAAAACAGCTTCGGGGAGATAACATGAACGATGTTATCTTCGCCGGAAGTAAAACAGCACCAGAAATGGATCGTGCCGAAGTTACTCTTACTTTTGATAATAAAGATCGAACAATTCAAAACCAAGGTGATACCTTTACTATTTCACGGGTAATTAAACGTAATGTAGGTGGTAACCTTTACTTCATAAACGGTGAAGAAGCTCGGTTGAGAGATATTAAAGAAATCGCAATGCAAACAGGGATTTCGAAATCATCTTTAGCTATTATTTCGCAAGGAACGGTTAGTGATATTGCTGAAGCAAGTCCAATTCAAAGACGTGGAATCTTTGAAGAAGCGGCGGGTGTAAGTATTTATAAATCAAGAAAAGATGAAGCACTACGTAAACTTGAAAGAACAATGATCGAACTTGAAAAAGTTGAAGATCGGGTAAAGACACAAGAAAAGCTTCTTAACAAACTGCAAAAACAAGCGGAAAAAGCTAAAATCTGAATGGATAAAACTAACCAACTTAAAGATGTTGAAATTGGTTTACTCGTTAACAACATTAGTCATTACAGCGAGTTACTTGAAAAACTTGATACCGAACTTAAAGGGGTAGATGAAACTAAAGCTAACCTTAACAAACTTCTTGATGAAGCAGAAGATGTTATTAGACATAAATCAACCTTTAAATACGACCTCGAAAAAGAATTACAAGAACTTAAAAATGAAAATGATGCAATCAATGTTAAATTACGTAACATTGAAATTGCAAAAGTTCGTCAAGCCGAACAAAGAAAAGTTATTTATGGTGGTTTAGTTGATGCAACACCAGAACAAATCATCGAATCATTAAAAGAAGAAATTAAAGAAAAAAATGATGACTTTTTAGCTTTTAAAAACCAATTAGAAAACATTCGAACCAAAGCTGAAACATTTAAAAAAGAAGCTGAAGAACTTGAAAAAATTCGTCAAGAACTAAATGCAAAATTTGTAACTAATGAACGAAACAGACAAGTTATTAATGCAACTTTAATTTCATTAAGAGAACAATATAAATCACAAAACCATTTATCACAAGGAACAAAAACAATTCTTGATAACAAGTTTTTATTCAAAGGACTTGAAGGTACCGTTGCTGATTTAATTAAATTCGATTCAAAATACCACAACGCGATGTCGATTATTCTTGGCCAAAGCGTTCAAAACCTTGTAGTTGATACACCCGAAACCGCCATTAAAGCCATTAATTTCTTAAAAAATAATAAAAATGGTCGGGCAACATTCATCCCTCTTTCGTCTGTTTCGCCTAAATTTGTGCGTCAAGAACACCTTTACATTCTTGAAGGAATGAAAGGTTACATCGGAATTGCTAGCGACTTAGCACAAGCCGATGCTAAATTTGGAATTCTTGTTAAATTCTTACTTGGTAATATTTTGGTAGCCGAAACTATCGAACACGCTAACCAAATTGCCGAATTACTAGATAAAAGATACACAGTTGTTTCACTTGATGGTGATATCGTTCGTCCTGGCGGGGTTATGCAAGGTGGTGAAAAAGTTAAAAACACCATCTTTGGTATTGAAGAAAAAATCAAAGAACTTGAAGCCGCTATTCCAAAACACGACGAATACGAAAAGAATGTTCGTAGCGAAATGAACAAAGTTCAAATTCAATACGAAAACAAAATGAAGATTATTACCGGTTTTACCGAGGAAGCATTCAAAATTAGACAAAATATTGAACGCACCGAAGTTGAACTTACTGAACTTAATATTAAATTTAGAAACCTTTCAAATGAAGAACTTAAACTTTCAAATGTTCTAAATATTGAAACAAACGTTGAAGCACTTAAAACTAAGCAAATTGAAAATACAGCACATATCAATGCAAAACAAGAACAAATTGCTGATTTTGCAAAGGAAATTACTAAATTAACAATTGAAAAAATGGACTTCGAAAAACAATTAAGAAATTTTGAAACCAAATTTAATGACAAAATTCGTGAAAAAGATCGTTCACAACTATACCTTAAACAAGCATCAGAACGTCTTAGCGAACACTACAAAATGACTTTTGAAGTCGCAAGTGAACAATACAAGCTTGAACTCGAAGTCGATGAAGCAACCAAGATTGTTAAAACACTTCGCCGTGAAATCGATGAGCTTGGAGCAGTTAACCTAGAAGCTCTTCGTGAATACGAAGAAGTTAAAAAAGAATATGACATTCTTACCGAAAGCTATGACGAAATTTCAGAAGCAAAAAACAAAATTGATGAGGCTATTGCTCAATTAGATAAGATTATTATTTCAAGATTAACAAATGTTGTCGATGAAGTTAATAAAGAAATTAACGAAGTCTTTAGTGCAATGTTTGGTGGTGGTAGCGCTAATGTTAAATTTAGCGACCCAAACAATGTGCTTGAATCAGGAATCGAAATTGAAGCACAACCTCCTGGCAAGATGATTAAAAACCTTAAATTATTCTCAGGTGGAGAAAAATCATTGATTGCCATCTCGTTATTATTTGCAATTATTAAATCAAGACCGCTTCCACTTTGTATCCTTGATGAGGTAGAGGCCGCACTTGATGAATCGAACGTTGTTCGTTATGCTGAATTCTTACAAAAACTAAAAGATACAACCCAATTCCTTGTTGTTACACACCGTCATGGAACAATGGCAAACGTTGATCGTTTAGTTGGTGCCTCGATGCAAAAAAGAGGTATTACTTCGTTCTTTACTGTAAGTATCGAAGATGCCAAAAAAATGCTTGAAGAAGCAGAAGAAAAATAA
- a CDS encoding AAA family ATPase has translation MLKKLIFKEKNGTDKNVLEFDEKVNIIVGPKGSGKSTLLKLIAFAIAEEKFIETKPFLAGQLNCEENIEYNLDSEQKSFSIAKGTKSDLRDAEEIVQEKIEGYITQDDDRKTSLDTTENVENNKKKKREIFVRQINGNAAQEKCLFSMFESLKDEFSNYQLKTEQKPHAPVIFEVTKPFDTNKKQSEYWFDINFNNKVVNNNFDQLINQYKEDMQKEFGKAFTDYEKFVNLAYESRLCNVHEKDQKLKIRKEIYDLFEKQMLSFVLEIEKRIKKCQNGINSFAACFQELSRKYKDEIQKEQKEYQSYDKLKTFFADALKLIFNINKKLKDVINTEITINWDYSIKGDGSDNFIYKITPFSLDMEEKQEIFKRLFGMSKDNMNIYGLICNKTANKEITSTISKKDKEDIINFLVFRHLKVYAGDVPYENLSQGQKTLFGVTYTIKNVSSHKKESKYLLLDQIEDNLDNRTIFSEILPLLKEQKNKGKQMFIVTHNSNIGLLLDGKTISTNLFAENLRDKFKIDEVIIKDNNKKETADFHYLEGGAEAFELRKEVYDEKMKNIKSRKEN, from the coding sequence ATGTTAAAAAAACTAATTTTTAAAGAAAAAAATGGTACAGATAAAAATGTTCTTGAGTTTGACGAAAAAGTCAATATTATTGTTGGGCCTAAAGGTTCTGGCAAAAGTACTTTATTAAAATTAATTGCTTTTGCTATAGCAGAAGAAAAATTTATCGAAACAAAACCGTTTTTGGCAGGTCAATTAAATTGTGAAGAAAATATTGAATACAATTTGGATTCGGAACAAAAATCGTTTTCAATTGCTAAAGGAACTAAGAGTGATCTTAGGGATGCTGAAGAAATTGTTCAAGAGAAAATAGAAGGTTACATTACACAAGACGATGATCGTAAAACTTCGCTTGATACAACAGAAAATGTTGAAAACAATAAGAAGAAAAAACGTGAAATTTTCGTTCGACAAATTAATGGTAATGCTGCCCAAGAAAAATGTTTATTTTCAATGTTTGAGAGTTTAAAAGATGAATTCTCAAATTATCAATTAAAAACTGAGCAAAAACCACACGCTCCAGTTATTTTCGAAGTAACTAAACCTTTTGATACAAATAAAAAGCAAAGTGAATACTGGTTTGATATTAATTTTAACAATAAGGTTGTAAACAATAATTTCGATCAACTAATTAATCAATATAAAGAGGATATGCAAAAAGAATTTGGTAAGGCATTCACTGATTATGAGAAGTTCGTAAATTTAGCTTATGAATCAAGATTGTGCAATGTTCATGAAAAAGACCAAAAGTTAAAAATCCGAAAAGAAATTTACGATTTATTTGAAAAACAAATGTTGAGTTTCGTTTTAGAAATCGAAAAAAGAATTAAGAAATGTCAAAATGGTATAAATTCTTTTGCTGCTTGTTTTCAAGAGTTATCAAGAAAATATAAAGATGAAATTCAAAAAGAACAAAAAGAATATCAAAGTTATGACAAATTAAAAACCTTTTTTGCCGATGCCTTAAAATTGATTTTTAATATTAATAAAAAATTAAAAGATGTTATTAATACCGAAATAACAATTAATTGGGATTATTCAATTAAAGGGGATGGTAGTGATAATTTTATTTATAAAATTACACCCTTTTCTTTAGATATGGAAGAAAAGCAAGAAATTTTTAAAAGACTTTTTGGTATGAGTAAAGACAATATGAACATTTACGGCCTAATTTGTAATAAAACAGCGAACAAAGAAATTACATCTACAATTTCGAAAAAAGATAAGGAAGATATTATTAATTTTCTTGTTTTTAGACACTTGAAAGTCTACGCTGGTGATGTTCCATACGAGAATTTATCTCAAGGACAAAAAACTTTATTTGGTGTAACCTACACAATAAAGAATGTATCTTCTCACAAAAAAGAGTCAAAATATTTATTACTTGATCAAATTGAGGACAACTTAGATAACAGAACAATATTTTCAGAAATTCTTCCACTTTTAAAAGAACAAAAGAATAAAGGCAAACAAATGTTCATTGTTACTCATAATTCAAATATCGGATTATTACTCGACGGAAAAACAATTTCAACAAATTTATTTGCCGAAAATTTACGTGATAAATTTAAAATTGACGAAGTAATTATTAAAGACAATAATAAAAAAGAAACAGCAGATTTTCATTATTTAGAAGGAGGCGCCGAAGCCTTTGAACTTCGAAAAGAAGTATATGATGAAAAAATGAAAAATATAAAATCTAGAAAGGAAAACTAA
- the rbfA gene encoding 30S ribosome-binding factor RbfA codes for MRSISISKKEGQLKNILSIIIEELDDKDIVLPTIVDVRLSNDTSHARIFVSFYKQKNRGLSKLIGATNYIKKQLAAYLDWRKIPNLVFELDHLTDDGMRIDKILEDLKKEA; via the coding sequence ATGAGAAGTATTTCTATTTCTAAAAAAGAAGGTCAACTTAAAAATATTCTTAGCATTATTATCGAAGAATTAGATGATAAGGACATTGTTTTACCCACAATTGTTGATGTTCGCTTATCAAACGACACATCACACGCTCGAATCTTTGTAAGTTTTTACAAACAAAAAAATCGTGGATTATCAAAATTAATCGGGGCAACCAACTATATTAAAAAACAACTTGCAGCATACTTGGACTGACGAAAAATTCCTAACCTTGTTTTTGAATTAGATCATCTTACTGATGATGGAATGAGAATTGATAAAATCTTGGAAGATTTAAAAAAAGAGGCTTAG
- a CDS encoding ABC transporter ATP-binding protein, producing MKKNENDPLLSQKITRKNVFSIINEQNQNILNVPLKIVRMISKANKKPRAKDENKDLKNTDDNIFDIQNVTKYYLSGNVLTNVLKNISFTIKRGEYVAILGKSGSGKSTLLNLMSGLDRASNGNVIVNNLNLPYLSDNKLTKFRRNNVSFIFQSYNLLQNLTSYDNVMSGAYLQKDKTKLLNIDELFKEYDVEDVKYKFPSTMSGGQQQRISILRALIKNAPIIFADEPTGALDPGTAKIVLESLDGINKKYGTTIVMVSHDKKVEELADKVIYLKNGYIEKIRVNKTRKDPKEILI from the coding sequence ATGAAAAAAAATGAAAATGATCCATTATTAAGTCAAAAAATCACAAGAAAAAATGTGTTTTCAATTATCAATGAGCAAAATCAAAACATTTTAAATGTACCACTTAAGATTGTGCGAATGATAAGTAAGGCGAATAAAAAACCACGTGCAAAAGATGAAAATAAAGATTTAAAAAACACTGACGATAATATATTTGATATTCAAAATGTTACTAAATATTATTTAAGCGGTAACGTTTTGACAAACGTGCTTAAAAATATTTCTTTTACAATTAAAAGAGGTGAATACGTTGCCATTTTAGGTAAATCAGGAAGTGGTAAATCAACTTTACTTAATTTGATGTCAGGACTTGATCGAGCAAGTAATGGAAATGTAATTGTTAATAATTTGAATTTGCCATATTTAAGTGACAATAAACTCACTAAATTTAGACGAAACAACGTTAGTTTTATTTTCCAATCATACAATTTACTTCAAAATTTAACAAGTTACGATAATGTTATGTCGGGCGCTTATCTTCAAAAAGATAAAACCAAATTACTTAATATCGACGAACTTTTTAAAGAGTATGATGTTGAGGATGTAAAATACAAATTTCCAAGCACGATGTCTGGTGGACAACAACAACGGATTTCTATTTTAAGAGCACTTATTAAAAATGCACCAATCATTTTTGCCGACGAACCAACCGGAGCTCTCGACCCTGGTACTGCCAAAATTGTTCTTGAAAGTTTAGATGGGATTAATAAAAAATACGGAACCACCATTGTGATGGTTTCGCATGACAAGAAGGTTGAAGAGTTAGCTGATAAGGTTATTTATCTTAAAAACGGATACATTGAAAAGATACGTGTTAACAAGACCAGAAAAGATCCTAAAGAAATTTTGATTTAA
- the tpiA gene encoding triose-phosphate isomerase — translation MIIIGNWKMNKTYSETVEFIKEFKELHREEKNKYPRKMKFAIAAPFVNLSAFLKSKLPVCAQNVSEHASGAYTGEVSASMLKDLNVTYAIVGHSERRQYYGETDEIVNAKAKALIEAGITPVICVGETLEEYEAGKTKQVVLKQLQDSLKGLDLEKIVLAYEPIWAIGTGKVATPEIAEEVCKFIRKNTSKKLVIQYGGSVKPDNVAELAAQKNIDGFLVGGASLTAKGFVKLLTLNN, via the coding sequence ATGATTATTATTGGTAACTGAAAAATGAACAAAACCTACAGCGAAACCGTAGAGTTCATTAAAGAATTTAAAGAATTACATCGTGAAGAAAAAAACAAATATCCAAGAAAAATGAAATTTGCAATTGCTGCCCCATTTGTTAACTTAAGTGCATTTTTAAAATCAAAATTACCTGTGTGTGCACAAAATGTTTCGGAACACGCATCAGGCGCATATACTGGTGAAGTTAGTGCATCTATGTTAAAAGATCTTAATGTGACATATGCAATTGTTGGTCACTCAGAAAGAAGACAATATTATGGGGAAACCGACGAAATTGTTAATGCAAAAGCAAAAGCGCTTATTGAAGCAGGTATTACACCTGTAATCTGTGTAGGGGAAACACTTGAAGAATATGAAGCAGGCAAAACCAAACAAGTTGTTTTAAAACAATTGCAAGATTCACTTAAAGGCTTAGATTTGGAAAAAATTGTTCTTGCCTACGAACCAATTTGAGCAATTGGTACTGGTAAAGTAGCAACCCCAGAAATTGCTGAAGAAGTATGTAAATTTATTCGTAAAAATACATCTAAAAAACTTGTTATTCAATACGGCGGTAGCGTTAAACCAGATAATGTTGCAGAACTAGCGGCACAAAAAAATATTGATGGTTTCTTAGTTGGTGGCGCAAGCCTAACAGCAAAAGGGTTTGTCAAACTTCTAACTTTAAATAATTAA
- the ftsY gene encoding signal recognition particle-docking protein FtsY, with product MGFFKRLKERIFRLKVNDETKEEILAKEEKARQERVAQKEEVTQAKGIQKLEDEYYKKHDANKYVAGLAKINNSFSRKIMELQTSHHQIDEDFFDDLEEILIMSDISAKLVMIIVNEIKKEVKINNITDIKLINEIVVDKMFMVYANKTVVDTTLNFEDNRLNVFIVIGVNGSGKTTSIAKLAHNYQKQGKKVLVAAADTFRAGAVDQLEKWTQRIGCEIVKSEKVNGDPASVVYKGLEKAKAENYDLLIIDTAGRLQNKVNLMNELEKMYKILRNTDATMPHECLLVLDATTGQNAISQVREFNSITNLSGLILTKMDGTSKGGIVVSIKDEFDLDVKLLGLGEGLDDLKEFDLDNFIYGMTNSLMEQ from the coding sequence ATGGGATTTTTTAAAAGATTAAAAGAACGAATTTTTCGTTTAAAAGTTAATGACGAGACTAAAGAAGAAATATTAGCAAAAGAAGAAAAAGCACGTCAAGAGCGCGTAGCCCAAAAGGAAGAAGTAACACAGGCTAAAGGTATTCAAAAGCTAGAAGATGAATATTACAAAAAACATGACGCTAATAAATATGTTGCTGGGCTAGCAAAAATCAATAATTCTTTCTCTCGTAAAATTATGGAATTACAAACCTCACATCATCAGATTGATGAAGATTTTTTTGATGACTTGGAAGAGATTTTGATTATGTCTGATATTTCAGCAAAACTTGTAATGATTATTGTTAATGAAATTAAGAAAGAAGTTAAGATCAACAACATCACAGATATCAAATTAATTAACGAAATTGTTGTTGATAAAATGTTCATGGTTTACGCTAACAAAACTGTGGTTGATACCACACTCAATTTTGAAGATAATCGCTTAAATGTGTTTATCGTGATTGGTGTCAATGGTAGTGGCAAGACAACTTCAATTGCCAAACTAGCACATAATTACCAAAAACAAGGCAAAAAGGTTCTTGTTGCCGCAGCTGATACATTCCGTGCTGGAGCAGTTGATCAACTTGAAAAATGAACGCAACGTATTGGTTGTGAAATTGTTAAATCAGAAAAAGTTAACGGCGATCCTGCAAGCGTTGTTTACAAGGGACTTGAAAAAGCAAAAGCAGAAAATTATGATTTATTAATCATAGATACTGCCGGGCGTTTACAAAACAAAGTTAACTTAATGAATGAGCTAGAAAAAATGTATAAAATTCTTCGCAATACAGATGCAACTATGCCTCATGAATGCTTACTTGTACTTGATGCAACCACTGGTCAAAACGCCATTTCTCAGGTCCGTGAATTCAATAGTATTACGAATTTATCAGGTTTAATTTTAACCAAAATGGATGGAACAAGCAAAGGTGGAATTGTTGTTTCTATTAAAGATGAGTTTGACTTAGATGTTAAACTTTTAGGCTTAGGCGAAGGTTTAGATGATCTCAAAGAATTTGACCTTGATAACTTTATTTACGGAATGACAAACAGCTTAATGGAGCAATAA
- a CDS encoding phosphotransferase — protein sequence MQKITQGLTNYSYVENNTFVQEKHKNQFNHNIDYAILSVLNFVPKLILNTPEKTKWELIEGEEPKLTKDNIEKISDCLKTLHNSNLAFPKFNIKDRIREYLKILAQKGIKIPKIDAYYKRINKILTNMKKDTPCHNDLWTQNMVLKNDKLYIVDWEYATMGDKHFDLAYFIESSHLTDEQETILLDRYDDYIYEYILQQKILVNYLVVLWVNAQPKKYFDDAPYIKNLDKYHQEILLRRKKKED from the coding sequence ATGCAAAAAATTACGCAAGGGCTCACCAATTATTCATATGTAGAAAATAACACTTTTGTTCAAGAGAAACATAAAAATCAATTTAATCATAATATTGATTATGCTATTTTAAGTGTTCTTAATTTTGTGCCAAAATTAATACTTAACACACCAGAAAAAACAAAATGAGAATTAATTGAAGGCGAAGAGCCAAAGTTAACAAAAGATAACATTGAAAAAATTTCTGACTGTTTAAAAACATTGCACAATTCTAATCTCGCTTTTCCTAAATTTAATATTAAAGATCGAATTCGCGAATATCTTAAAATTTTGGCTCAAAAAGGCATTAAGATTCCTAAAATTGATGCTTACTATAAACGGATTAATAAAATTTTAACTAATATGAAAAAAGACACTCCGTGTCATAATGACTTATGAACTCAAAATATGGTCTTAAAAAATGACAAACTTTATATTGTGGATTGAGAATACGCGACAATGGGTGATAAGCATTTTGATTTGGCATATTTTATCGAATCGAGCCACCTAACTGACGAGCAAGAAACGATTTTATTAGATCGTTATGATGATTATATTTATGAATATATATTGCAACAAAAAATTTTAGTTAATTATCTCGTTGTTCTTTGGGTTAATGCGCAACCAAAAAAATATTTTGACGATGCGCCATATATTAAAAATCTAGACAAGTATCATCAAGAAATTTTATTAAGAAGAAAGAAAAAAGAGGACTAA